The Streptococcus mitis region ATCTTTATTCTAACTCTTTCTTGTCAATCACGCAAGAATTATGCCTTGAAAACAAGAATTAAACTCATAACCGCAAACGATAATACTGGAACAACCAAGACCCCAATCATAATCATATCATAGAGATGGGCTTGGCGAGCCTTGGCTGTCTTATCAACTCCCGACATGGCTCTCAGTCCAATCCAAATCCCTAAAAAAATCAGGACGAGGATGGTGGTCAAGATCAAACTCTCGAAATATAAAGAAAATAGTTGCAGTAGCATGATTTCTCTCATTTCTATCTTTTTTAAAGAGTAAACTCAGCTAGTCCAGCTAACTGAGTTTTCCTTTATCTATTATATCAAATATAAGTCCGTTTGTAACTAGCAAAGAATTCTTTTGTCCGCTCTTCTTTAGGATGGTGGATAATCTCATCCGGTGTTCCAGACTCGATGATTTTCCCCTTATCTAAGAAGAGAATCTTATCAGCCACTTGGGCTACAAAGGACATGTCATGACTGACCAAAATCATGGTTTGACCTGACTTAGCAGCATCTGCAATAGACTTTTCTACTTCACCGACCAATTCTGGGTCAAGGGCTGAAGTTGGTTCGTCTAAGAGCAAGACATCTGGTTTCATAGCAAGCGCGCGAGCTAGGGCAACCCGTTGCTTTTGTCCACCTGATAAATGGCGAGGATAATGGTTTTCACGATCAGAAAGCCCAACCTTAGCCAACTCTTCCTTGGCAATCTTAGTCGCTTCTTGATCAGACAATTTCTTGACAACAACCAAGCCTTCTTTTACATTATCAAGTGCTGTTCGGCGTTCAAACAAATTAAACTGCTGAAATACCATAGACAACTTACGGCGTAGGGCAAGGATTTCTTCTTGAGTAATTTTAGAAAAATCAACTGAGAAATCATCAATCTGAATCGAGCCACTGTCAGGCGTTTCAAGATAATTGAGACTGCGAAGGAAGGTTGATTTTCCAGCTCCTGAAGAACCAATCAAGGCGACAACTTCGCCTTTTTGAATATCCAAGTTCAGATGATCCAAGACAGTCTGTCCTGAAAAGGATTTGCTTAAATTCGAAATCTTAATCATTAACGAAGGTCTCCTTTCACATCTGTTTGCACTGTATCGGGTGCAGAAATAGCCATTTTTCTCTCGATGAAACGACCGAGACTTTCAATTCCGATATTGACTACCCAATAAACAAGGGCAACGGAGATAAAGCGTTCAAAATAGCGGTAATCAGCACCACCCAAAATCTGAGCTTGGGCAAAGACTTCCACAACACCCGCACTAAAGGCTAGGGAAGTTCCCTTGGTCAAGCCGATTAGGGAATTGATTAAGGTTGGAGTTGCCACAACTGCTGCATTTGGAATAATCACGCGACGATAAACTTGTGCTCGGGTCATACCCAGACTGCGTGCCGCCTCAATCTCACCAGGATTTACTGAGAGAATGGCTGCACGAATGGTTTCACTAGCATAAGCTGCCTCATTAAAAGCAAAAGCAACAATCGCAAAAGCAGCAGCTGGAATCGCATTGATATTGAGACCTGTACCCCATTGCTGATTGAGAGCTTTTAAAGCCAAAGGAATTCCGTAGTAGGTCAACATGAGTTGCACTAAAATCGGTGTCCCTTTTAAGAAACTAACAAAGAAGGCCTGCAAGGGATATAAAATTTTGACACGATTGATTTTCACAATGGCAAAAAGAAGTGCCAAAACCAAGCCAAAAAGAGCACCACCAATTGTCAACATAATCGTTGTTGGAAGTTGTTGGACAATTCTTGGAATCCCATCAAAGACCGAACGCAAGCTAAAAAGCTTGCCATCCGGAATCAATTGCATCAAGTTTTGGTACCAATCTGATGCTAAAATCGTTGTAACATTCATAAAAACATCCTCTCCTGATAATGATTCATTCTACCATACTTCTGCCGTCAATGAAATTATTTGCTACGGTCAGGTACAGACTTTGTCTACCTACTAGTTTATCATACTTTGAAACAGGGAGGCTATATATTTTATCTATCAAAGAGATAGATAAAAACTATTTCAATCCCAATTCTTCATAAGATTTTCGATAACCAATTTGCTTAACAGTTCCATTTTCTACTAAAATCGGTCGTTTTAACAACATACCGTCGCTTGCTAGCAACTCGGCTGCTTCTTGGTTTGACAGACTTCCTACCTTATC contains the following coding sequences:
- a CDS encoding DUF4059 family protein: MLLQLFSLYFESLILTTILVLIFLGIWIGLRAMSGVDKTAKARQAHLYDMIMIGVLVVPVLSFAVMSLILVFKA
- a CDS encoding amino acid ABC transporter permease, whose translation is MNVTTILASDWYQNLMQLIPDGKLFSLRSVFDGIPRIVQQLPTTIMLTIGGALFGLVLALLFAIVKINRVKILYPLQAFFVSFLKGTPILVQLMLTYYGIPLALKALNQQWGTGLNINAIPAAAFAIVAFAFNEAAYASETIRAAILSVNPGEIEAARSLGMTRAQVYRRVIIPNAAVVATPTLINSLIGLTKGTSLAFSAGVVEVFAQAQILGGADYRYFERFISVALVYWVVNIGIESLGRFIERKMAISAPDTVQTDVKGDLR
- a CDS encoding amino acid ABC transporter ATP-binding protein, whose amino-acid sequence is MIKISNLSKSFSGQTVLDHLNLDIQKGEVVALIGSSGAGKSTFLRSLNYLETPDSGSIQIDDFSVDFSKITQEEILALRRKLSMVFQQFNLFERRTALDNVKEGLVVVKKLSDQEATKIAKEELAKVGLSDRENHYPRHLSGGQKQRVALARALAMKPDVLLLDEPTSALDPELVGEVEKSIADAAKSGQTMILVSHDMSFVAQVADKILFLDKGKIIESGTPDEIIHHPKEERTKEFFASYKRTYI